The genomic segment TTGTGGCCCGTCAGAAGGACATCGAGTATATCATCGACGATGGCCTGGTTATCGCCAGAGGGCGAATTGTGGCGGGAAAAAGTGCGAAAACCGAGAAAAACATGGTCCGAGCCATTCGACGGGCCATGTTCCTCTTTCCCGATCATCGTGCTGAGGTGATTTCGTTCCTGGCTCAGAGGAAATCATGTTCCCTTATGGTGATCGCTACCTCCTATGGGATGGCTGAAAAAATATGTCGTTCTCTCGGTCTGAACCAACCCGAGGAGTTTGTCCTCATATCGGATGTGGCCTCTCCTGATGAAATCGCTAAAGCTCAATATGAACGACGGCATAAGAGGCAGCATGTTATACCCGTGTCCCAAGCTCAGATCAGAAAGAACTACACAGGTAAACTGGTAGGGCGACTCAGAAATCTCCTGCGTTTCAAAGACTCGTATGAAAAGACCATCGTTCGTCCTCCTTTTAGTTTCTACGGAGATATCAAGATAGAGGCCGATGCTGTCGAACAGATCGGCCGTCATCTAGCTCAGAAACACCTGCAGGTCTCTCAGGTAACCGGTCTCCAGGTCCGTGAGACCGATGGGGCCGTGGATATGTATCTGACAGTCTCACTCGTCGTCGGAGATCTTACGTTGCTTGCCGTGGCTCGAGAGTTATCCGCTTGTGTGAAGCTGACCGTCGAGTTTCTCTGCGGTTTAGAGGTGCGAAAGGTCGATGTGGATGTGAATGAGGTACTCCTCCCGTGAGCTTGGATCGGGTCAGAAAAATCCTGAGTAGCGTCGAACAAGAGGCGGCTCGGTGTGAGCGATGTGCTTTGTCCGAGGGGCGAACCAACGTTGTCTTTGGAGCAGGGCCGGCAGATGCTCCTCTCATGTTCGTCGGTGAAGGACCTGGTGCCGATGAGGACCGACAGGGAATTCCTTTCGTGGGCAAAGCTGGTCAGCTTCTGAATCGGATCCTCGATGCAGCCGGCATAGATCGTCAGCAGGTATACATCACCAACGTGGTCAAATGTCGGCCTCCGCAGAATCGGGTTCCTTTCATAGAAGAAACCATGGTCTGTCAGCGTTTTCTTGAGGCTCAAATCGCCGTCGTCAATCCAAAGGTCATCGTCTGTCTTGGGAATACTCCCATGAAATGGTTCCTCGGAACGGGTGGAGGTATCACCAAATTGCGGGGGCAGTGGTTTTCATGGAAAGGAATCGATCTTATGCCTATGTTTCATCCAAGCTATCTACTGCGAAACGAGTCTCGTCGCCCTGACGGCCCCAAGGCCCTGACCTGGAAGGATATCCAGGAAGTACGGGCCCGGCTGGATTCTTTGACTTCTGGAGGGCGGTCATGATCGATCAAGAAGGCGTTCCGGGACACCTTGCCGTCATCATGGACGGTAATGGCCGGTGGGCCAAAAAACGAAAGCTCCCCAGACTCCTGGGTCACCGGGCAGGTGTGAGAACCCTCGAGACAATCGTGTACGCTGCCAGAGACAGGGGGATCAAATATCTCTCGATCTACGCCTTCTCCAGCGAGAATTGGAGAAGGCCGACTCTTGAGGTCACCGGCCTCATGAAGCTGTTCGGATATTACGCCAGAAAAAAGCTCAAAGACCTCCTTCGAGAGAATATCCGGGTGCGATTCGCCGGCAACCGAGACGGCCTTCCCGCAGCAGTGCTGGAAGCCATGGATACGGCTGAATCCTCAACCTCGGCGTGTACAGGGCTTCAGCTCATCGCATGCTTCAACTATGGCGGTCGTCGAGAAATAGTGGACGCCGTGAACCGCTTTATACAGGAGAACCCCGGTCAGTTCGTCTCGGAGGATATCCTGTCCCAACGGATGTACCTCTCAGATGTTCCCGATCCCGACCTGATCGTGAGAACCAGTGGGGAACTCCGGCTGAGCAATTTCTGGCTTTGGCAGGGGAGTTATAGCGAGCTCTACTTCACCGACACCCTGTGGCCCGATATGACACCTCGTGAGTTGGATGACATCCTTGAGTCCTTTAGAAGAAGGGAACGACGGTATGGTACTGTCCGCTGAACGACGTAAAGAGCTGTTCATCCGTACTTTCAGCGGTCTCACGGTCGCAGCGGTGGTCTTGGGAGCCATCATCTATGGTGAATGGGCTTGGGGAGTTGTGGTCACGGTTATCGCAGGGACATCTCTGGTTGAATTCTACCGTCTGGCTGGTCGGAGGCTAAAGGTCTCCCCGGGGATTGGTCTCATTGCTGGCGTCATCGTCCTTTTAGGTGTCGGGCTCGCCGATATGGGGGCACGAGCTATCCTGGTCTCTCTTGGGGTGACTTTCTTTATGACCATGACCTTCGAGATTCTTCGGCGGCAGAACTCCGAGGTGAGTACAGCGCTTGAGAATGGGGCCGGGATCATGGCTGGTTTCGTCTATGTGGTCCTTCCATGGAGTTTCGCTATCCTGCTTCGGAGCGCTCCGGCAGGGAAGATATTGCTTCTCACCGTTTTCCTCTGTACGTGGACCTGCGACGTCTTTGCGTACCTCGTAGGAACCGCCTGGGGACGCCATAAAATCTGCGATCAGGTGAGTCCCAAAAAAACTTGGGAGGGGTTCCTCAGCGGGTTGGCCGGAAGTTTTTTGGCGGCCTCCCTCATGGCGTACCTTCGTCGCTTCCCCCCGTTTCCTCTGCTGGTGATTGCGATAATCTGCGGGATAGTGGGACAGGTTGGAGACCTGGCCGAGTCGATCCTGAAACGGGAGGTCTCCGTCAAGGACAGTGGCAACGTCCTTCCCGGGCATGGAGGGATGTTGGATCGTTTCGACAGCGTTCTTTTCAGCCTGACCGTCGTGTATCTTCTCTTTGAGGTTATCTGGCGGTGACTGTCGGCGTTGCCGTGATCGGCTGTACCGGCAGCGTGGGGGCGTCTGTTATGGAGGTCTGTCGTCGCTATCCTGACGAATTCTCCGTGATCGCTCTGGCTGCCAACAGCGATATGAAAAAAATGGGACCGCTCGTTCAGGAGTTTCGTCCCGCCCTGGCCGCCATGGCTGGTCTCTCAGGGAAAACGTCGCTCCCCAGAGGGCGTACTACCAGGTGGAGCTTCGGTCCCCAGTCCCTGATGGAGGTCGTTGACCATCCTGACGTCTCTCATGTCGTCGTGGCCTCGTCGGGGACTGACGGGATCCCAGCCCTCCAGGCTGCCCTGATCGCTGGGAAGGACGTCTCTCTCGCTAACAAGGAAAGCGTGGTGGTCGCAGGGCCGTGGGTATTGCCTGAGGCGGCCCCTGGACAAATTCGCCCCCTGGACAGCGAACACAACGCGATCTGGCAGTGTCTTCTGGGCGAGGACATCGCTGCCGTCGATCATGTGGCGGTGACGGCCTCGGGAGGTCCTTTTCGTGAAACGCCCCTGGAGGAGCTTGCGTTGGTCACTCCCGAGATGGCCGTGGCTCATCCAGTATGGTCCATGGGAGATAAGATCAGCGTGGACAGTGCCACCATGATCAACAAGGGCATAGAGATCGTCGAGGCAATGAGACTCTTTGATCTGCCCCACGATCGAGTGAGAGGGTATATCCATCCCGGCTCCTCAATCCACGGTCTGGTCCGGTTTATCGAC from the Dethiosulfovibrio peptidovorans genome contains:
- a CDS encoding phosphatidate cytidylyltransferase, which gives rise to MVLSAERRKELFIRTFSGLTVAAVVLGAIIYGEWAWGVVVTVIAGTSLVEFYRLAGRRLKVSPGIGLIAGVIVLLGVGLADMGARAILVSLGVTFFMTMTFEILRRQNSEVSTALENGAGIMAGFVYVVLPWSFAILLRSAPAGKILLLTVFLCTWTCDVFAYLVGTAWGRHKICDQVSPKKTWEGFLSGLAGSFLAASLMAYLRRFPPFPLLVIAIICGIVGQVGDLAESILKREVSVKDSGNVLPGHGGMLDRFDSVLFSLTVVYLLFEVIWR
- the uppS gene encoding di-trans,poly-cis-decaprenylcistransferase, with the protein product MIDQEGVPGHLAVIMDGNGRWAKKRKLPRLLGHRAGVRTLETIVYAARDRGIKYLSIYAFSSENWRRPTLEVTGLMKLFGYYARKKLKDLLRENIRVRFAGNRDGLPAAVLEAMDTAESSTSACTGLQLIACFNYGGRREIVDAVNRFIQENPGQFVSEDILSQRMYLSDVPDPDLIVRTSGELRLSNFWLWQGSYSELYFTDTLWPDMTPRELDDILESFRRRERRYGTVR
- a CDS encoding uracil-DNA glycosylase, giving the protein MSSVEQEAARCERCALSEGRTNVVFGAGPADAPLMFVGEGPGADEDRQGIPFVGKAGQLLNRILDAAGIDRQQVYITNVVKCRPPQNRVPFIEETMVCQRFLEAQIAVVNPKVIVCLGNTPMKWFLGTGGGITKLRGQWFSWKGIDLMPMFHPSYLLRNESRRPDGPKALTWKDIQEVRARLDSLTSGGRS
- a CDS encoding 1-deoxy-D-xylulose-5-phosphate reductoisomerase encodes the protein MEVCRRYPDEFSVIALAANSDMKKMGPLVQEFRPALAAMAGLSGKTSLPRGRTTRWSFGPQSLMEVVDHPDVSHVVVASSGTDGIPALQAALIAGKDVSLANKESVVVAGPWVLPEAAPGQIRPLDSEHNAIWQCLLGEDIAAVDHVAVTASGGPFRETPLEELALVTPEMAVAHPVWSMGDKISVDSATMINKGIEIVEAMRLFDLPHDRVRGYIHPGSSIHGLVRFIDGTVKLLMAPPDMKLAALSALGYPKRVPLAPLGISPLDLDGADLSFRSPDRNRYPGYYLCLEVAKAGGSYPTVLVGADEVAVLAFLRGVIPFTHIWRTVASVLERFDGRRASSLEDELSILDWARREARSICVLEE